From Candidatus Manganitrophus morganii, the proteins below share one genomic window:
- the zwf gene encoding glucose-6-phosphate dehydrogenase translates to MEQNQKNEAPPPAVVSGGITRQSDCAESIPEPCGIIIFGASGDLTHRKLIPALFHLDQGNLLPDQWYVVGIGRTAMDDEGFRKTVAQSLEALPAARSASPSLRNAFMSRFYYLAGDSHDPEYYPSLKERLIQLEQNNRTGGNRLIYLATPPSLYSEIIGQLGTAGLNRSSGKGWTRIIIEKPFGADLESARALNRQVRAAFREEQVYRIDHFLGKEAVQNILFFRFANTIFEPIWNRRYIDHVQVTAAERLGVERRAGYYESAGALRDMFQNHLLQLLCVVGMEPPASFEAEAIRDEKTKVLRSVRPISAEEVDRFAVRGQYQAGLIEDRPVVGYRSEPGVAPQSQTETFAALKLYVDNWRWQGVPFYLRSGKRLAKKATEIAIEFKQVPHLLFKPLLSEKIEPNTLVLSVQPSEGISLTFQAKRPGAKLCMGSVTMDFNYHGAFQVPSPDAYERLLLDCLAGDPMLFSREEWIDWSWSILAPVLNRWKESAASSLPSYEAGSWGPKEADELIERDGRHWRSP, encoded by the coding sequence ATGGAACAAAATCAAAAAAATGAAGCGCCGCCGCCGGCCGTGGTCTCCGGGGGGATCACCCGGCAGAGCGACTGTGCGGAATCGATTCCGGAACCGTGCGGCATCATTATCTTCGGCGCTTCCGGCGATTTGACCCACCGTAAGCTGATCCCGGCCCTCTTCCACTTGGACCAAGGAAACCTTCTTCCCGATCAATGGTACGTGGTCGGCATTGGAAGGACCGCGATGGACGACGAAGGCTTTCGTAAAACCGTTGCCCAATCCCTTGAGGCCCTTCCAGCCGCCCGGTCTGCAAGCCCTTCTCTCCGAAACGCCTTCATGAGCCGGTTTTATTATTTGGCCGGCGACTCACATGACCCGGAGTATTATCCCTCACTGAAAGAACGGCTGATCCAACTCGAACAGAACAACCGAACCGGCGGGAACCGGCTGATTTACCTCGCCACCCCCCCTTCTCTTTATTCTGAAATTATCGGCCAGCTTGGGACGGCGGGGCTCAACCGATCCTCCGGGAAGGGATGGACTCGGATCATCATCGAGAAACCGTTCGGCGCGGACCTCGAATCGGCCCGGGCGCTGAACCGCCAGGTCCGGGCGGCTTTTCGGGAGGAGCAGGTTTACCGGATCGATCACTTCCTGGGGAAAGAAGCGGTCCAAAACATTCTTTTCTTTCGCTTCGCCAATACGATCTTCGAGCCGATCTGGAATCGGCGCTACATCGACCATGTGCAAGTGACCGCCGCGGAGCGTCTCGGGGTCGAGCGCCGCGCCGGCTATTACGAGAGCGCGGGCGCACTCCGCGATATGTTTCAGAACCACCTGCTTCAACTTCTTTGCGTGGTCGGCATGGAGCCGCCGGCGAGCTTCGAAGCGGAAGCGATCCGGGATGAGAAGACCAAGGTCTTACGATCGGTCCGGCCCATCTCTGCCGAGGAGGTCGACCGGTTTGCGGTTCGAGGACAATACCAAGCCGGCCTGATCGAAGATCGTCCGGTTGTCGGATATCGGAGCGAGCCGGGGGTCGCCCCGCAATCTCAAACCGAGACCTTCGCTGCACTCAAGCTTTATGTCGACAATTGGCGGTGGCAGGGGGTCCCTTTCTATCTGCGATCCGGGAAGCGGCTTGCCAAAAAAGCAACCGAGATCGCCATCGAATTCAAGCAGGTCCCGCATCTTCTCTTCAAGCCGCTCCTCTCGGAGAAGATCGAGCCGAACACGCTGGTGCTGAGCGTCCAACCAAGCGAGGGGATCTCTCTCACCTTCCAGGCGAAACGCCCGGGGGCGAAACTCTGCATGGGGTCGGTGACGATGGACTTTAATTACCACGGCGCCTTTCAGGTCCCCTCCCCCGATGCCTATGAGCGGCTGTTGTTGGATTGTCTGGCGGGAGATCCGATGCTCTTTTCGCGGGAGGAGTGGATCGATTGGTCCTGGTCGATTCTCGCTCCGGTTCTGAACCGATGGAAGGAAAGCGCTGCCTCTTCTCTTCCAAGTTATGAAGCCGGAAGCTGGGGGCCGAAGGAGGCGGATGAGCTTATCGAACGAGATGGGCGCCACTGGCGGTCCCCCTGA